The genomic interval GCCTCAAGCTGTTTTTGCATAAAAGTTCTACACATAGAAAAGATTGACCATGGTTGGACCTTTGGCTAGGTGAGCAGcgaagctttgataccaaaaCTGAGGGAGCAAGAGGACACAGGGAAGGGCAATGCAGAATCTCAAAGTCAAGATCTTGAAGTCTGTGAAACAAGtaacaaatcaaatcacttggAGCACTAAAcacaaaaatgataaaattctTTATCAGGTGGCAAAGTCCACTCCCTTATTCTCTaaatttccttaatttttgtttccttattataaaatgatttaacaaaataacacATGTTTAGATctgaattttgttattattattttttggttcaCCTTAAGTACTTTTCTATGCACAATACTTTTCCTTTAAATAGTACAATTGCTTAAGTTTGGCTAACAAAGTAATATATAATGCTTAAACAAAATAAGACATGAATCAtagctactcataattttCAACAGTCCtccttttttgtcatttttctcttatttttattactttttccTGCCATTTGTGAATACTTAATTACAAAAGTTATTACTTAGCGGTatcgaaaataaaaataattatgttcACTTTATCCTTTCTTTATTGTTTTCAGAGGCAAATTGAACATTTTACTCGTGGACATCCCCTAAGCCACTATGAGATAATTGAAGATGTTCTCTGCAAGGCTTGCAATTTGGAGATTTATGGGCAAGCCTATGGCTGTGCAAGTTGCAAATACTACTTGCACAATCAATGCGCCAAATTGTCCTATGAAGTGTTTCATCCTCTTCACCCCCACCATCCTCTCCATCTCTATAAGGGTGGGGATTTTTATTGTGGTGAATGTGGAGATGTGTCGGCTGGGTTTGGCTACGTCTGCTATTTGTGCGGTTTCATGCTTGATTTGAAATGTTTTACTTTAAAAGAGCCCAAGGTTCAAAGGCTAAAAGAGATGGCCAGAGAATCGAAGACAAAGTTGTGCCTTTTCCAACAAGATCACGAGCTTTTTTTCGCCAATTTTAGCCAAGACTTTGAAAACTATCCGTGCAGTATTTGCTTCTTACCAATTTCAGGTAGAAATTATGCATGCTTTCGTTGTGGTTATGCCCTTCATGAATCCTGTCTTGGATTTCCATGGGAGATGGCACTCCCATTTCATCCGGAACACCCCCTGCACCTAATTTTAAATCACTTCTTTGACGTATTCTGTCTTGCCTGCCGTGGTCCAACCCGTACTGATTCCATCGTCTATAATTGTCAGCAATGTAGACCCATCAGCCTCCATTTTTTATGTGCAAATTCCTTGTGGCGACCCCTAGAATCCAGGTCTCACCCGCATCCTCTTTTCTATTTTGGAACCGAATGCCAAAAACTCTTCAAACTGTTCGACGAATTCTCTGAACGAGGTTTCCCTTTCCAATGTTGTAAATGCTACAAACTTTGTATTGGTGTGCCTTTCTATCGCTGCGTGTTGTGTcaaatcaattttcatttcGAATGTGTCCCTATCCCATATTTCATTAAATCTAAATGTCATATCCACCCTTTCACCCTTAGAGACTGTTTCGTAGAAGATGAttcagaaaaatatttttgtgatgtttgCAAAGCAGAAAGACATCCAAAAGATCACATCTACTTCTGTGAAGAATGTCAAGGATTATTTGTCGCTCACATTGAATGTGTGCTCCACAATATGGTATGTTTAGTCCATGATCGCCTCTATATAATTTGTCTGTttcataaacaaataaaaacttgCATGTAATCTCTAGACTACCATACATTTTAGTTTTTGAATGGACATATGCTTTAGATGAGTGTCGTCACTACACTCtgtgatttattttcttagaaaaagtacaacaataaaattaatcaagtCTGACAGCAAATTCATGCTTTATCAGGTGGAAGAAATAGCACCAGCAGAAGAGCCATCCTCAAATTTGGTATTAGACTTTGAGAACACCTCTATCCAGGGTGAGAGTGGAGTGTCCACAGATGAATCAACCTCAAATTTGGTATTAGACTTTGAGAACATCTCTACCCAGGCTGAGAGTGAAATGTCCACAGATGAATCAACAGAAGAGCAGCAAAGCGACGAAGAAAATCCAGCAATGAAGGAATGAATTGAAGAGCAGCAGAGtgattaagaaaaattagTTCTGTATTTGCTTTGCTAGATGAAGCATATAATTTTATCAAGGAAACTATTATCACTTGAAGGAAagtgcatgtatattgtttGTTGCATACTTGAAGGAAAATATTGTTTGATAATAGCAATTGAAActtctttctccttcttctcaGTAGAGAAATTGAATCCTTTGTCCAACAAAGAGTAACAGAGTTAGATACATTGTAAAGGGTCCTATTCTCTAGAAGTCTAGCCACAAGACCCTCCAGTAATAATAAATGAAACCATAATAGTTAAAGCAAGCTATAAAGATATCAAGTTCAGACTCCAAATAAGTTCTTAGAGAATCTACTTTAAATTATAACTCCCTCAATGAAAGCTTAGAAGGCACCATGCAAGCATATTTGCTGAATAAATTCTCCATCTTTGCTGGAATGCATCTCCAAGTAACTAAGATAAGTAGGTCGACAATGAACAATAGATTAATGGAACTGATCTAAATCTTAACTGGAACATCTTGAAAGGTCATGTTGTCAGCTTTACTATCAAGGGGACTATATCAATAAACAAAGATAAGCATACCTAGCCACTTTTAGAGCAAGTTTCACATGGAACAAACTTGGTAAGCATTGACATTTATGATGCTGATTGTGAccatgattaaaaataaaaccgctttctttttttttttttttttgctaagctAAAAATAAAACTGTTAAGAAATCTATATAGcgaaagagaacaaaaaatgaCATTGCCTTTCTCCTAAACTGCTTAATCCATTGAATCATATCTGGAAATCGAGGACAAGAGATACCATGAATATTAACTTTCCCCTAGCTAGAATCAGATGATCAGCATGAGATCCTTTCCTTCTCAAAGTAGCCATTTGATGAGAAAgtaaacaattcataaaagcTTCAATCCTACCCAtctatacatttttttttttgttattatcaAAAACAATAGAAGGTTAATCAGGGGCGGATGGCcactcaaaatttttaacatttttttatattgtataaaatctttaatatattcttttaatggcccattcaataattttttcagtacataatttttaattaatgaatttgaattcaaaaaatataattgaacACAACTTTCCCAAAAAACTATCgtaagtttttcttttatcgatttacatgttatataaaattattttttattaacaattttttgattattgattaaatttaaaatatattaatttttaaaatttttagtctTTATTCGTCTGTCTCCGACCTCCAATAAAAGTTAACTAGTTTCGTCCCTAAGGGTAATGGAACATGAAATTAAGCTATATTATTACAATAatcaacaaaaacaaacaaaaagagaagttAATTTAtcacaaagagaaaaagaagataaaactCTAAAAGAAATCTTGGAAGATTACATGGTTTTGGAAGCTTAATTTCAAGGTCACATGCTGTCTTAGCTACTGTTGCCATGCATGCAATCCTTTCACGACTCTTTTCCCATATCTTTGCAAAGAGGGTTTGCTCTTCCACAAGAGACAGTTGCCGTGGGAAAAGCAAAACACTTGAGTTTTTGTATTCACTGCATGGAGTGTTGATTGTTAAATACTATATACAGAGGAGATTATAAGGTAAGGggcgagagagagagagcaaaaCGAACACCAACGACAGGGTAACTTCCCGCATGACATGAACTACGGTCGATGAAAAATTGCAAGTTGGCCAAGTTTGCTTTCCATGCGAAGTGTGACAGTTATATCGCAATTGTTAAAACTTCTTTGGCAAGCAGTAACGAGTTGACCCAAATCCAGATAAACTAAAGGGAAAGAGTATCCCATAAAAAAAAGGCAACCACTAATATGAGGTTCCCAACTATTCATTCTTTCTTTAGCAGCCTTTCATAGTCGCCCACAGTCCCACCCCACCAAGCCAAATTCACCCCCTCAAATCATCGCCCTCCATTAacatttgtttatataattaagaGAAAGTGAATTCCAATTTTactttaataaataaattaagtgtTCGAATATAATAATTTCTCATCTTTTCAAAAAGTAAAACATGATAAACTCTACTTTGATTATACCTCTTATAATTTTAGcatttttacaaataaaaccTAATGATTTCATTATAAGGTTACAATTTAACCTAATGAAATTATACGATTTATGGGTTGAAATTAACACAGCACTTGGAAGGAAAtttcatggtttgaattttcaaaagaattatTATAAGAGATTATCTGTGAAAACGAGAAACCGTAGGGGTAGAAGTATTGTTTACCgaaagagaaaaagacaaataaaGACATGTACGTTTCCTACTTGTAGTAGAATTCGTGTCTTTTATTGAAACCgagaagacaaaaaaaaaaaagcgcCACCAGGTGTGTTAATCAAGAACGAATATTTCATTCCTATGCTGTTTTCTTCCCTGTTTGGGTACTCTGGTTTTTTCGTCTCCAAAACATCAGCTTTTCTATCCAATCACCAACTTCTCAGGGGTTCATTCATTCTTGATTTCAACACCATTCCGAGTAAGATTCTTTGATACCCTTTGTCGgatatgtttaatttttttaaaaaaagttttactttaatatatattgaccATAATTTATATCACCTTTGATACCCGATTCCTAAAAAAGCTTCTTTtgttgaatttggattgttttTTAGTTAGTTGTGGTTAGTTATGAAATGGGTCGTTTCTCTTTTTGGTTAATAATAGGCTGATTGTTggcttttttttgttgttgagtTGGTCTGGTTTGGTTGTTGGGAAGCTTTGTGTTATTGGTTCTCTGTTTTTTGAGGTTTTGTATgagaattttattgattagaATTTTTCTCTGGGATGGTGGAGAAAGTGGTCACTTTTTTTTGTGTAATTCTGTTTTGGATAAGTAAAAGGTGGTAATTTCATGTGATTCTACTTGCGGTTTTCTTGCTATTACTTTTTTAAACTTTGCAGAGTGCTAAATGATTCTAATGGTGATTAAACTCATGTTCCTGCTTAGTTTGCTGTAAATAAATAGTCTCCCTGATTGTGACTTTCATAGactttgtaatttttttattccttcttACAGTGAATAGATTTTTATGTGATTTTTGTTGGACTTGAAGCTGAAATGGATTTAAATGAGcattgggttttggttgatttgcTAATACTTCTGCATTCTTTTAACTGTCCAAAGTCAATTTCTTTGCTTGTTCCCGGTGATTCTGCTTCCATTTTTAGAGATATCTACTTGTTGGTCTAGAAATTGTGActcttttattttgctttggaCATGAACATGAAATGGATTTAGCTGGACACTGGGTTCTGGTTGATCCGCATCCTGCTAATGCTTCCGCAGAAATTGTGACTCTTTttatgtgatttttctttggtCATGAACATGAAATGAATGTAGCTGGACTGTGGATTCTATTTGATCCTTATTCTGTTAATACTTCTGCACTTTCCATTTATTTAAAAACCTTGCTTGTTTACGGTGATTTTGCTTCCATTTTTAGAGATATCAACTCGTTGGACCAGATATTGGGACTCTTTAGGTCAAAATCGCTTCAGttgttttcttgttggttctttatttatttttttttatgacaaAAGTAAAATGGATTTTATTTCTTCCCCGCCTCCCTCCCTAAATGGTTTCCTTTAGTGGCTTTGACTGATTGGTATGGAATTAATGGAGTGGTTGTATATACtaaaaagattcaaattttgatgaaaaaccGATGTGATGGTTTCTTTTTGGGTTAGGGTGAAGTGAAACTGCTGTGATACTTACATGATGCTTTTACTCATCTATTTTTTAAGTACTAGATATCATTTTGTAATGGTTATGTCATCATTATTTGTAGTTCATGGATCATGATCAGCAGACAAAAATGGTTATACTTTTATTTGAGTTTTATCAGACAAATATATAGAGTCATGTGTTTGTCCTGCTTCCTATGTTATCAAGTGAATACTTGTCTCTCGTGAACTAAGAAATGTAAAATCTGTGGGAAATTGTATGAAATAAATACCATATGGACAAATTTTCAATAACATGGTTTACATGTCAATCAGATGCTGAGTCTGTTAAATTTCTGGTGATGTTGTGGCTCCACTGTCTTCTTCTCTGTCTAATTGCATTTCTTTggactttcttcttttagaATACCAATCTCACCACTTCTCGGCTGGTGAATTTAATGCATAAGGAGTCAAAAATAAAGCTCAAAGCACGTAGAAAGGTATTAGCTTTAGGAGAAGTCTCattcatttttccttcctttaaaTTATAGCCAACAATTTATTTGATGAATATACGCACAAAGCAAGTTTAGAGCAAGTGAATGAGTTTCTTGATATATGAATTAACAAGCATCTTGCTGTTTATTCAGGTTGTTGATATTTAGGTACGAAACAGCTAAGAATCAGGGACTCAGATCTCTGCCGCTATGTCCTCATCTTTTCCAGCTCTTCCTACTCCTTTCAAAGAGAAATATCCCAAATTGCCTGATTCTTTTCAGGTTTCCTCAGAGAGGAAAGTGATGAAGAACTCCATATCGCCTCAAGAATCTTCATTAGCTCCCAGCAACAGAACCCTTGGGAATTCGTTTTCATCCCCTTCCATAGCGAACAATGATATGTGTGCCTCAGCTCTAGCACATGATCGACATTCTCAAAGTCCTGCATTTATTTCTCAGCGTTCAAGGGATTTAGCATCTTTGCCATCAATTGATTCTTCGTATTCAGATCAGTCCACAGCTTTGTTTAATCATCCACAGGAAAAGAAGGATGTTTCTTGGTGTATAGATCGGCTTCAAGACTTTCTTGATCTGCCTGAAAATGTTCCTGATCCAAATGGGCTGTTGGAAAGCAGCACTGGTGTCATGGCATCTGAGGACCACAGTAAGAGAACTGATTGGCAAGAGTGGGCAGATCAGTTGATCTCTGTTGATGATCCTCTGGACACAGACTGGAGGGAGTTTCTGGATGATACCAATGCCTCAGATCCCAAAGTGAAGGTTTGTTCCTATATTTTATTAGATAGGGTTGGTGCTGAAACATCTTAAGCAACTTTTGAGGTTcattctttaatttctttggCAGAGGCTCACTTTATTCCTTATTATTAAGTGGTTTTATTATTCTTGAGGTAATATAATTTTGCCACTGCTGCTATAACtttgatttaatttgttaCTGTTGAAACTTTTCATCTTGAGAAACTATATAACATATGATTCTCTTCGGAACAGTTAAACTACAAACAATCAACTAAACtgatgaatttttataaaattttctaatttgATACCAAGGACATTTTGCCTTGGAGCAAAAAGACTTGTTTGTGTATGAAAACCCCATTATGTTAGCCTTTGGCTTCCAAAGAGGATAAGTTCTATCTAGCCAAGTTATTGATGTGGCATCAGAAGCTTTGTTTGATAATATTTCGTATTAGACTATCATAATAATTAATTCAGTGACCCATGTActttattttgtgtttttcatttcttttggttttgagaaaactaaaaaatgtATCAGGTGCTGAATTCTTCTGGTGATATCTCAAAGCAACAGCCTCAGTTTCATCAGAATCAACCTGCACCACATGGAGAATTTTCTAGTGATGCTTACCCATTGTCCCCTGCTCCTCCAACAAGGCCCCGTATGCGTTGGACACCAGAGCTTCATGAGGCTTTTGTGGACGCTGTTAATCTACTGGGTGGCAGTGAACGTGAGTAGTCCTCCTATTCATGTTGTATATTTTCATCTCATTAGCATTTAGgaaattatttatgtaaatCATTTACTAATTTTGgataataatttaaacttaTAGGAGCTACTCCAAAAGGCATCTTAAAGCTCATGAAAGTTGAAGGCTTGACAATCTATCATGTTAAAAGTCATTTGCAGGTCTGTATGTAATGTCGTCTTATTTATCCTTTTAACAACTTTCTCAAAGAATCTTAGAAATTTACTGGAATATTTTTCCTGTTCTAAATCCAGAAATATAGAACTGCCAGATACAAGCCAGAATCATCAGAAGGTAAGACAACTTGAACACTTTCAACTAGAAAGTCACTGGCATCTTAAAGCTCATGATTATTTATTGTCTTGTAATTGTCCGCATAGGATACCATTCTGTTGTTTCCTTGTATCTCTTTCCATTTCCAATGTGCAAGCAGTAGCGCATACCCTTATAGGAACTCAATGCAGTAAGACAATTGGTTAAAATATATTGTTGTCTTCTCATTGCAGGAACATTGGAGAATAAAATGGCTTCAATTGGAGAAATGAAATCCTTAGACTTGAAGGCGTAAGTAACTTTGTCTTTTTTGGTATCTTGAAATAGAGTTTTTCTACCCTTTtgtttatgaattttgttCTAGGGAAGTGCTATTTATCTGTCTTATGCTTtgagcaacaattaaaaatttcagtttttgaatttgttgTTCTAATCTCATGGAGTGTTATTATTAAGAGCTAAATTTGACCCATCAACCTTTTGATTGGTGGGTTGGTTGGCTCTTTTCAGTTTTGTAATATATGACGTTTAGAATGGAAGTCTAAGTAGAATtggaaaagataattttagcACTGTGAGATTTGGCACTACTTGGAAAAAGGTTGGAGAATATCTATGGTGTAGCTTACTGTTTTTCAAGTTCTGCCTCAATATAAATCATATGTTTTTCTTGAAGGAAATCTATTCATGATCAATGAAATCTACATTTTGCACATCAGGCTATCTGCTTCCTATTCTGTGTAACAAATCAGGTATTGCAAGTATTGATATTCATTCATCCCTGGATTCTAGGAAGCTTGACTGTATTATCTATATGTTATCCCACTGTCAAGGGCTAACTTCCAAAATTAGATGTCTTTGTGGTCGCTCAATCCAACTATAGCTACTAGAGTTGTTTCATTACTGTGTCAAAATCCTGAATAAATAAACTGATTTTGgacttgaaattttttataacaGGGGTATGGGAATCACTGAAGCATTGCGATTGCAGATGGAAGTTCAGAAGCAGCTCCATGAACAACTTGAGGTATGCTACTCGTAGCTAGCAATAAGCTTCAATTTGTTTGACTTTCAGTTGCAGAGTATGCATACAGGTGAACACAATGCATGGATATGTCTTCTTCTTATATCTTAACTTCTTTCTCAAGTTCACTACCTTATCGTTTGGAGTTTTTTGAATAAGCTACTTCTTGATGTCAACAATTTTACTTGAActcttcaaattttcaagcATACCCATTTGGGAACTGGGTCTGGGAAGCATGTGATGGGGAAGAAATGAGTTTAGATTGTTGTTTAAGAAATCCTGGTTTACCCTTTGTGATGAAGTTGATACTAGCATTACATATTATTCGTGGACGGGAATTTACACCTATGCATGCTTCAAAAGCACAGCTGCATGCACATATGTAAATGCAGGCATATTTTCTGATGCCTGGTTCATTGTTCCTCCAGATTCAGAGAAATTTGCAGTTGCGAATTGAAGAACAGGGAAGGTATCTGCAGATGAtgtttgagaaacaaaaaaggatGGAGGATGAAAGGAGTGGGGCCCCCTCCTTCAACCTAGATGATGCTTCTGCTTCATTACCAGGCTTAACGTGCCCATCTTGTGCGAATGATAAATCAGAAGCCTTAGAGCAGGTTCACACAAAAACTGGAATTGACACAAGAAATGCTAGCACTACTGAGCACAAAAGTTCCCAGGATGTAAGCAGGAAGCAGAAGGCATTGGAAACAAATACTGCTGACCATATAGAGACAAATGACAATGAGTCTGGCTCCCCACTCTCAAAACGAGCAAGAACAGAGAAATAGCAGCATTGTTGGCTTTGCATCTGATAAATAATCTTTCTATAGGCCCGCATAGCACTGCTCCTGGAGAAGTTGTCAGACAGATAATTATGCTGACAGAAACCAGGAGTTTTTGAAACATTAGATCTTACATTGATCTTTATGTGAATACTCCTTAGATGACTAGATGTGATGTACTCTTCATTTGGAAAGAATCATGGCTCTGCTTCTGATTGTTTCCATCAGTCCTCTTGACCTTCCTAATCTATAGTATTTGCATTGAGACCTGAAATTACAAGAGGACTCATTGGCTTTCTCTTGCTTGTGCAACACCGTGTGCTTGTGCTTTGTAATTAACTAATGTTGTAAGTGATTAGGATTACATTGGTATTTTACAGTTATATCGAGAAAAACAAACTTGGGTAAGCTCCATGCAGTGGATTTGTTCATTTGAGATGTAGTACTGCGGATCCCGCCGTGCACATCAGAGAACGGCCAGTATCAAAGCCCCTGAAGGTAAAAAAACAAACTCAGTGAGGAGAAATTGTCAGTTAATTCACTTGTTGAGTTTTGTCCAAGCCATTGCATTTGGATTGAGAAATGGCACTGGAATGGCAGTTCCACTGCAAATGCATTGAAAAATCCTATATGCAGCAAAGCCTTGTAATGACTAATTTGGAAACAACACATGCTGTTTGTAAAGCTGTGATGCTCCTTCAAAGTTGAGATTTAACTCACTTGGATGTTTGTATATGTTGAATCTTTGCTAATTTCCTTGTACATGAAATCATTAGTCATTAATCAGAAGGCTGGATTTGTAGATCTTGTGGAGTTCTATGGAATATTACACACAGATTCATTTCGtccatatttttatttttaagaaaatgatGTAACCCAGCAATATTCACCACAGATTCAACATCACTTGCATGAAGTCCAAGAGATTTGGTACTTGGTGGAAATTAGAAACTGTTAAGGAAACAAACAGTCAAAAGGTCAATGGGATGGaccaaaatataagaatttttcctattcttatttgaatattgtaaccaatcccaatatattaaaattaagaaaacaaaagggcAAATGTTCTTATCCTCCATTTGTATTCTTTTTTCCAACAATCAGAAACTGGCACTGGTAACTAGTAACCCCCTCTAACCGGCTAACCCAGACCTTGAAACTCGAGAAGTTTGTCGTCAGCAAACAACTGCACCAAAAGAGGAAGAAACTAATCTTCTTCAAACAAACCCAAAATTATATTCATAAAAGAATCTGCGTAGAcccaaatcaagaaaaatcaaagcgGGAAAGTTTTACAAGAAGAGAaagcagcagcagcagaagaagaagaagatgctGTTTCAAGTGGGAGGACAAGGGGCTCGTCCCACCTTCTTTGAAATGGCTGCTGCTCAGCAACTCCCCTCTAGTCTCCGTGGAGCCCTCACTTACTCAATTGGGGTAAGCCTCCACCTATCTGTCTTTACAtaccaaaaaaggaaaacaattttttttgtatatccATGAGATACCCATTATAGTTTTCCTTTCTCAAAATTGCTCAGTTTTTGTAAAGATTTTGCCTCCTCAATGAGTGGGTCAATCTTGGTTTTTTGTAAATATCCTTGTTTctgtgggtttttttttcactgttttctttttctgaaatttttagaataaatatattgattgcTTTTGTTAAGTACCAGGAAAACAGGCTTCACTTGAAagtaccttttttttttcttattgtttaaTGGAAGTTCGTTAACTGATTGTTTTGCCATTCGAAGCATTACTTGCTATGGAACTATTTTGCTCGACTTGGTACAATAACTAAAAGATTTTTCATGACTGCAATTAGTGTTGTTATAGGTACATgagattaaatattttaaggttTATGTGTGAATTGATAGGTATTGGCATTGAGAAGACCTTTTCTTCATAAGGTGTTAGACTATGAAGATGAATTCTTTGCTTTGCTGATGTTGGTTCTTGAGACTCATAGCTTACGAACTACAGGTTtccttctttaattttttagctTCTGGTTTCTACTGCTACTTGATTGCTTTTCAAGGTATTTTTGCATCGCATATATTTGCGCTTCCTCATCACCACTTTTTTACATAGTGTTTTATGTATCtgattttagtttaattccaatgaatttgttttcttctcttaAAGTTTAATAGTCATTCTGATTTCACCCCATATTTATGAACATTGCCTTTGTCATACCTATGGCAATATT from Theobroma cacao cultivar B97-61/B2 chromosome 5, Criollo_cocoa_genome_V2, whole genome shotgun sequence carries:
- the LOC18600058 gene encoding uncharacterized protein LOC18600058 → MNIKPFLHEHYLLFDCYHNEEARCDQCNQQIDGWAYSCESCPKFWLHSSCAEEQLPSQISHPFHTQHLLTLSTDDFDGVDFICHKCFSLSRGHRYRRTNCNLKVDVSCAASANDATLEKLESKRSDDSSFEFPNFVHEHRLTGIFNYRKVSSEALIPKLREQEDTGKGNAESQSQDLERQIEHFTRGHPLSHYEIIEDVLCKACNLEIYGQAYGCASCKYYLHNQCAKLSYEVFHPLHPHHPLHLYKGGDFYCGECGDVSAGFGYVCYLCGFMLDLKCFTLKEPKVQRLKEMARESKTKLCLFQQDHELFFANFSQDFENYPCSICFLPISGRNYACFRCGYALHESCLGFPWEMALPFHPEHPLHLILNHFFDVFCLACRGPTRTDSIVYNCQQCRPISLHFLCANSLWRPLESRSHPHPLFYFGTECQKLFKLFDEFSERGFPFQCCKCYKLCIGVPFYRCVLCQINFHFECVPIPYFIKSKCHIHPFTLRDCFVEDDSEKYFCDVCKAERHPKDHIYFCEECQGLFVAHIECVLHNMVEEIAPAEEPSSNLVLDFENTSIQGESGVSTDESTSNLVLDFENISTQAESEMSTDESTEEQQSDEENPAMKE
- the LOC18600059 gene encoding protein PHR1-LIKE 1 isoform X1; the protein is MSSSFPALPTPFKEKYPKLPDSFQVSSERKVMKNSISPQESSLAPSNRTLGNSFSSPSIANNDMCASALAHDRHSQSPAFISQRSRDLASLPSIDSSYSDQSTALFNHPQEKKDVSWCIDRLQDFLDLPENVPDPNGLLESSTGVMASEDHSKRTDWQEWADQLISVDDPLDTDWREFLDDTNASDPKVKVLNSSGDISKQQPQFHQNQPAPHGEFSSDAYPLSPAPPTRPRMRWTPELHEAFVDAVNLLGGSERATPKGILKLMKVEGLTIYHVKSHLQKYRTARYKPESSEGTLENKMASIGEMKSLDLKAGMGITEALRLQMEVQKQLHEQLEIQRNLQLRIEEQGRYLQMMFEKQKRMEDERSGAPSFNLDDASASLPGLTCPSCANDKSEALEQVHTKTGIDTRNASTTEHKSSQDVSRKQKALETNTADHIETNDNESGSPLSKRARTEK
- the LOC18600059 gene encoding protein PHR1-LIKE 1 isoform X2, translated to MKNSISPQESSLAPSNRTLGNSFSSPSIANNDMCASALAHDRHSQSPAFISQRSRDLASLPSIDSSYSDQSTALFNHPQEKKDVSWCIDRLQDFLDLPENVPDPNGLLESSTGVMASEDHSKRTDWQEWADQLISVDDPLDTDWREFLDDTNASDPKVKVLNSSGDISKQQPQFHQNQPAPHGEFSSDAYPLSPAPPTRPRMRWTPELHEAFVDAVNLLGGSERATPKGILKLMKVEGLTIYHVKSHLQKYRTARYKPESSEGTLENKMASIGEMKSLDLKAGMGITEALRLQMEVQKQLHEQLEIQRNLQLRIEEQGRYLQMMFEKQKRMEDERSGAPSFNLDDASASLPGLTCPSCANDKSEALEQVHTKTGIDTRNASTTEHKSSQDVSRKQKALETNTADHIETNDNESGSPLSKRARTEK